A window of Panicum virgatum strain AP13 chromosome 8K, P.virgatum_v5, whole genome shotgun sequence contains these coding sequences:
- the LOC120645655 gene encoding ATP-dependent DNA helicase PIF2-like — MGKDIKNYGLPSMQLSGETNRDYYRELTEERKIVVSDEDIKLAESLNAEEMEGFNEILDHVMTNKGKVFFVDGPGGTEKTYLYRALLARVRSTDHIAIATATFRIAASIMPGGRTAHSRFKIPIKLEDNFVCNFTKQSGTAELLCEASLIIWDEVAMARRQAVETLDRSLQDITGCDLPFGGKIMVFGGDFRQVLLVVPRGTRAQICDATLLQSYIWDDIKIIRLKKNMRAQNDVWFSQFLLRIGDGTEKTFPHDYVDLPDDIMLEYNDDLSIDTLIDYASCLVRPASSDLGYLHLMLVLACRAAWPACSSRPALPLCISGLQRCRLAACKGLLAHDLTALAARLAWQ; from the exons ATGGGTAAAGACATTAAAAATTACGGACTGCCATCCATGCAACTATCTG GGGAGACGAATAGAGATTATTATAGGGAGCTAACTGAGGAGAGAAAAATTGTTGTATCTGATGAGGACATTAAATTAGCTGAGTCACTTAATGCTGAGGAGATGGAAGGTTTCAACGAAATTTTAGATCATGTTATGACAAATAAAGGGAAAGTTTTCTTTGTAGATGGTCCTGGTGGGACCGAGAAGACTTATCTTTACAGGGCACTTTTGGCCAGAGTTCGGTCGACGGACCACATCGCAATAGCTACGGCTACGTTTAGAATTGCAGCATCCATCATGCCTGGAGGTCGGACAGCACATTCGAGGTTCAAAATTCCCATAAAACTTGAAGATAATTttgtgtgcaactttaccaaACAAAGTGGTACTGCAGAACTATTGTGCGAGGCATCTTTAATTATATGGGATGAGGTTGCGATGGCACGAAGGCAGGCTGTAGAGACACTTGACAGATCTTTACAGGATATTACAGGATGTGATTTACCATTTGGTGGTAAAATAATGGTATTTGGAGGGGATTTCAGACAAGTTCTACTTGTTGTTCCTAGAGGTACTAGAGCACAAATTTGTGATGCTACCTTGCTTCAATCCTATATATGGGATGATATCAAGATAATACGGTTGAAGAAGAACATGAGGGCCCAGAATGATGTATGGTTCTCGCAGTTTCTATTAAGAATTGGTGATGGGACAGAAAAGACATTCCCACATGACTATGTGGATCTGCCGGATGACATTATGCTTGAGTATAATGATGATCTGTCTATTGATACTCTCATCGACtat GCCTCGTGCCTGGTCCGGCCTGCTTCCTCCGACTTGGGCTACTTGCACCTCATGCTGGTGCTGGCCTGCCGCGCTGCCTGGCCGGCCTGCTCCTCCAGGCCCGCGCTGCCGCTCTGCATTTCTGGCCTGCAGCGCTGCCGGCTAGCTGCTTGCAAAGGCCTGCTTGCGCACGACCTGACAGCGCTGGCTGCCCGCCTCGCCTGGCAGTAG